Proteins from a genomic interval of Quercus robur chromosome 9, dhQueRobu3.1, whole genome shotgun sequence:
- the LOC126700527 gene encoding wall-associated receptor kinase 2-like — MGLLGMLIQVIWVGVILSATMAAAAIAFPIALPKCPDICGNVKIPYPYGTTKGCYLNDTAILGYYFINCTTNANGQPQPMIGDFNVTSISTEEGEIGIQMFNSLDCYDESGAPLENKSSSVTLPSFTVSATKNKFVAIGCDTFAFLNGDLNGEDFTIGCLSSCQNIRNVVNGTCSGIGCCEIKIPEGLKNVDFRAYSFSSKHKEVWKFNPCSFAFFIQEDKFNFSSGYLASLRNNRTLPMVLNWTVGNKTCKVARNRPNYICGANTTCSDLNNGSGYRCKCKDGYEGNPYLKQGCQDIDECDDAKELNNCTSHPHQYCVNKLGSYHCSCMKGYHSDGEACVPNKSSLAIILTIGIGVGLLVLLVGGSWIYWGLKKRKLIKLKEKFFQQNGGLLLQQKLSSHSGSMETARIYSAEELEKATNSYNESRILGQGGYGTVYRGILPNNKVIAIKKSKIGSEHQVEQFINEITILTQIIHRNVVKLLGCCLETEVPLLVYEFITNGTLSNHIHDKGRSFLLSWEKRLKIAAEIAGALAYLHSATSVPIIHRDVKTANILLDDNFTTKVSDFGASRLIPLDQTELNTLVQGTFGYMDPEYFHTSQLTEKSDVYSFGVVLAELLTGRMAFSFDMPESDRNLAKCFVSAVKDDRLFQILEDHIVNEGNIKLLKEVANIAKSCLCVRGEDRPSMKEVAMELEGLVIVEKHPWGNINVNTEEIENLLNAPTQSFNIDVSTNCSSSTNTR, encoded by the exons ATGGGTTTACTTGGGATGCTTATCCAAGTCATCTGGGTTGGTGTGATATTATCAGCAACAATGGCAGCCGCAGCAATAGCGTTTCCAATAGCCCTGCCTAAATGCCCCGACATATGTGGAAATGTTAAAATTCCATATCCATATGGCACAACTAAAGGTTGTTACCTCAATGACACTGCTATTCTTGGgtattattttatcaattgtACTACCAACGCGAACGGCCAACCTCAACCAATGATTGGAGATTTTAACGTTACAAGCATTTCCACTGAAGAAGGTGAGATTGGCATCCAGATGTTTAACTCCCTTGACTGTTACGACGAGTCAGGCGCGCCTCTGGAAAATAAATCATCATCTGTCACCCTTCCCAGTTTCACAGTTTCCGCCACAAAAAACAAGTTCGTGGCAATTGGCTGTGACACTTTCGCATTCCTTAATGGTGATCTGAACGGTGAAGACTTTACCATCGGCTGCCTGTCCTCTTGTCAAAACATAAGAAATGTAGTCAATGGGACGTGCTCCGGAATTGGGTGTTGCGAGATTAAGATTCCGGAAGGATTGAAAAATGTTGATTTCAGAGCATATAGCTTTAGTAGTAAACACAAAGAAGTCTGGAAATTCAATCCATGCAGCTTTGCCTTTTTTATCCAAGAAGACAAGTTCAATTTCTCATCAGGTTACCTCGCCAGTCTGCGAAACAATAGAACCCTTCCGATGGTTCTCAATTGGACAGTTGGTAACAAGACATGTAAAGTTGCTCGGAACAGACCGAATTACATATGTGGAGCGAATACCACATGTTCTGATCTCAACAACGGGTCTGGGTACCGTTGCAAGTGCAAAGACGGTTACGAAGGGAACCCATACCTCAAACAGGGTTGCCAAG ACATTGATGAGTGCGATGATGCTAAAGAACTCAATAACTGCACAAGCCACCCCCACCAATATTGCGTCAATAAACTCGGAAGTTATCATTGTTCGTGCATGAAAGGGTACCATTCAGATGGGGAGGCATGTGTTCCTAATAAATCATCACTAGCAATTATACTCACAATTG GTATCGGTGTTGGCCTTTTAGTTTTGCTTGTGGGGGGTTCTTGGATATATTGGGGactgaaaaaaagaaagctcATCAAGCTCAAAGAAAAATTCTTCCAACAAAATGGTGGCTTACTACTACAACAGAAACTATCTAGTCATAGCGGGTCTATGGAGACAGCCAGAATTTATAGTGCAGAAGAGCTTGAAAAGGCCACCAACAGCTATAATGAGAGCAGAATTCTTGGACAAGGAGGTTATGGTACAGTTTATAGAGGAATATTACCAAATAACAAAGTGATTGCTATTAAGAAGTCCAAAATTGGTAGTGAGCATCAGGTTGAACAATTCATAAATGAGATAACTATTCTTACTCAAATTATCCATCGAAATGTGGTTAAGCTATTAGGTTGTTGTTTGGAAACAGAAGTACCCTTACTAGTTTATGAATTCATCACAAATGGGACTCTTTCTAACCACATTCATGATAAAGGTCGGTCATTCTTACTTTCATGGGAAAAGCGTTTAAAAATTGCAGCAGAAATTGCAGGAGCACTTGCATACTTGCATTCTGCAACTTCTGTGCCAATCATACACAGAGATGTTAAAACtgcaaatatattattagatGATAACTTCACAACAAAAGTGTCTGACTTTGGAGCTTCTAGGTTGATTCCTCTTGATCAAACAGAATTAAACACATTGGTGCAAGGAACTTTCGGGTACATGGACCCAGAATACTTCCATACTAGTCAACTAACAGAAAAAAGTGATGTTTATAGCTTTGGTGTTGTTTTGGCAGAGCTTTTGACTGGTAGAATGGCATTTTCTTTCGATATGCCTGAAAGTGACAGAAATCTAGCAAAGTGCTTTGTTTCTGCAGTAAAAGATGATCGCCTATTTCAAATTCTTGAGGATCACATTGTCAATGAGGGTAATATTAAGCTACTAAAGGAAGTTGCTAATATTGCAAAAAGTTGCTTATGTGTGAGAGGCGAGGATAGGCCTTCTATGAAGGAAGTGGCAATGGAGCTGGAGGGCCTGGTTATCGTGGAAAAACATCCTTGGGGAAATATTAATGTCAATACAGAAGAGATTGAGAACTTGCTCAATGCACCTACGCAATCATTCAACATTGATGTTAGCACAAATTGTTCCAGCAGTACAAATACAAG GTAA